The following coding sequences lie in one Cronobacter universalis NCTC 9529 genomic window:
- a CDS encoding DUF2526 family protein: MSHRDEMQRRVDAVIEQHVIAPMNELLIALSDDAQLSREERYDLQQQLRTAIAHHGRQHKEDREREAAERLAELTRGGTIL, from the coding sequence ATGTCACATCGTGATGAAATGCAGCGCCGCGTTGACGCGGTGATTGAACAACACGTCATCGCGCCGATGAACGAGCTGTTGATCGCGCTCAGCGATGACGCGCAGCTGAGCCGCGAGGAGCGCTACGACCTGCAGCAGCAGTTGCGCACCGCGATTGCCCATCATGGCCGCCAGCATAAAGAAGATCGCGAGCGCGAGGCGGCGGAACGCCTGGCAGAGCTCACCCGCGGCGGCACCATTTTATAA
- a CDS encoding NAD(P)-dependent oxidoreductase — translation MHIAFLGLGGMGQPMAENLVKAGFTVTVWNRSPASAEALRASGAQVAASPKDIHGADVLITILADDAVTENVVVEQGALASLAPGALWINMATVSVAFTEAMDALTRQRNIGYLAAPVLGRVDVAAAGNLNILAAGEPQWLAKAQPIFDVLGQKTWTFGDSPAQAAAVKLAANFMLASAIETMGEASALVEAYDVGKGDFLGMLTSTLFAAPAYKNYGAMIAEDRYTPAGFTMKLGLKDVRLAQQAAESKNVPMGIAGVLRDNYLDALAHGDEQLDWAALATVSARRSGQKPKA, via the coding sequence ATGCATATTGCTTTTCTCGGTCTTGGCGGCATGGGCCAGCCGATGGCGGAAAATCTGGTTAAAGCGGGCTTTACGGTGACGGTCTGGAACCGCTCGCCTGCCTCCGCCGAGGCGCTGCGCGCGTCCGGCGCGCAGGTGGCGGCAAGCCCGAAGGATATTCACGGCGCCGATGTGTTAATCACCATTCTGGCGGATGACGCGGTTACTGAAAATGTGGTGGTAGAGCAGGGCGCGCTGGCGTCGCTCGCGCCGGGCGCGCTGTGGATCAACATGGCGACCGTTTCCGTGGCGTTTACTGAGGCGATGGACGCGCTGACCCGTCAGCGGAACATCGGCTATCTCGCTGCCCCGGTGCTCGGGCGCGTGGATGTCGCCGCTGCCGGCAATCTGAATATTCTCGCGGCGGGCGAGCCGCAGTGGCTTGCGAAAGCGCAGCCGATTTTCGACGTGCTGGGCCAGAAAACCTGGACCTTCGGCGACAGCCCGGCGCAGGCCGCGGCGGTGAAGCTGGCGGCGAACTTTATGCTGGCGAGCGCCATTGAGACGATGGGCGAAGCGTCGGCGCTGGTAGAAGCCTATGACGTCGGCAAAGGCGATTTTCTCGGTATGCTGACCAGCACGCTGTTCGCCGCGCCCGCGTATAAAAACTATGGCGCGATGATTGCCGAAGACCGTTATACGCCTGCCGGGTTTACCATGAAGCTGGGGTTGAAAGATGTGCGTCTCGCGCAGCAGGCCGCCGAGAGCAAAAACGTGCCGATGGGAATCGCAGGGGTGCTGCGCGATAACTACCTTGACGCGCTGGCCCACGGCGATGAACAGCTTGACTGGGCGGCGCTGGCGACCGTCAGCGCGCGCCGCAGCGGGCAGAAACCGAAAGCGTAA
- a CDS encoding DMT family transporter — protein sequence MNSSLSLLFLAAAGAGLVVQNMLMVRITQSASTILIAMLLNSLVGIVLFCAILLLRNGSAGFSELIATVRWWTLLPGLLGSFFVFASINGYQYLGAATTIAVLVASQLIGGLLFDIARTSGLTLRMLAGPVAGAVLLVIGAWLVARRTF from the coding sequence ATGAATTCGTCGTTAAGCCTGCTGTTTCTGGCCGCCGCCGGGGCGGGACTCGTGGTGCAGAATATGCTGATGGTGCGCATCACGCAGTCGGCTTCCACCATTCTTATTGCGATGCTGCTCAATTCGCTGGTGGGGATTGTGCTGTTCTGCGCCATTCTGCTGCTGCGTAACGGCTCGGCGGGCTTCAGCGAGCTTATCGCCACCGTGCGCTGGTGGACGCTGTTGCCTGGGCTGCTCGGATCGTTTTTCGTCTTCGCGAGTATTAATGGCTATCAGTATCTGGGCGCGGCCACGACCATTGCGGTGCTGGTCGCAAGCCAGCTGATTGGCGGGTTGCTGTTTGATATCGCGCGCACCAGCGGCCTGACGCTGCGTATGCTGGCCGGGCCGGTGGCGGGCGCGGTGCTGCTGGTGATTGGCGCCTGGCTAGTCGCCAGGCGCACGTTCTGA
- a CDS encoding GNAT family N-acetyltransferase, with the protein MLIRHATADDCAAIAEIYNYAVLHTAAIWNDATVDTENRLAWFYQRGNAGYPVLVAVEGDVVVGYASFGDWRAFDGFRHTVEHSVYVHPEHHGKGTGKALMTRLIVEARAIGKHVMVAGIESRNAASIALHEKLGFTITAQMPQVGTKFGRWLDLTFMQLQLDNRTEPDAV; encoded by the coding sequence ATGCTGATACGCCATGCCACTGCGGACGACTGCGCCGCTATCGCTGAGATTTATAACTATGCGGTGTTGCATACCGCCGCCATCTGGAATGATGCCACGGTCGATACCGAAAACCGCCTCGCCTGGTTTTACCAGCGCGGCAACGCGGGCTACCCGGTGCTGGTGGCGGTTGAAGGCGACGTGGTCGTCGGCTACGCCTCGTTCGGCGACTGGCGCGCGTTTGACGGCTTTCGCCATACCGTTGAACACTCGGTCTATGTGCACCCGGAGCACCACGGCAAAGGCACCGGCAAGGCGCTGATGACGCGACTGATTGTCGAGGCGCGGGCTATCGGCAAGCATGTGATGGTGGCGGGCATTGAGTCGCGCAACGCCGCCTCCATCGCGCTGCATGAAAAACTCGGCTTTACCATCACCGCGCAGATGCCGCAGGTGGGCACCAAATTTGGCCGCTGGCTGGATCTGACGTTTATGCAGCTTCAGCTCGATAACCGCACCGAGCCGGACGCTGTGTGA
- a CDS encoding helix-turn-helix domain-containing protein: MNNIIDTLNQRIGERIRVERETRGWSLSELAERAGVSRAMIHKIERGESSPTATLLGRLSGALGLSMSTLIARAEMNEGRLLRFADQPVWRDPQSHYLRRHVSPKSDLPLDMVQVELPAGSDIPMPASAYAFARQLIWVQQGELVFREGEARHLMREGDCLELGPPNECHFINQSDAPCVYLIVRLNNVAS; the protein is encoded by the coding sequence ATGAATAATATAATCGACACATTAAATCAACGGATTGGTGAGCGCATTCGCGTCGAGCGCGAAACCCGCGGCTGGTCGCTGAGCGAACTCGCCGAGCGCGCCGGGGTTTCCCGCGCCATGATCCATAAAATCGAGCGCGGCGAGAGCAGCCCGACGGCGACGCTGTTAGGACGGCTCTCCGGCGCGCTGGGGCTGAGCATGTCCACGCTTATCGCCCGCGCGGAGATGAACGAAGGGCGGCTGCTGCGCTTCGCCGATCAGCCGGTGTGGCGCGATCCGCAGAGCCACTATCTGCGCCGCCACGTCTCGCCGAAATCTGATCTGCCGCTGGATATGGTTCAGGTGGAGCTGCCTGCCGGCAGCGATATCCCGATGCCCGCCTCGGCTTATGCCTTTGCCCGCCAGCTTATCTGGGTGCAGCAGGGCGAGCTGGTGTTTCGCGAAGGCGAAGCCCGCCATCTGATGCGCGAGGGCGACTGCCTGGAGCTTGGCCCGCCGAACGAATGCCATTTTATCAATCAGAGCGACGCGCCCTGCGTCTATCTGATCGTGCGTCTGAATAACGTCGCCAGTTGA
- a CDS encoding NADP-dependent oxidoreductase: protein MTQPSSRNRRWVLASRPHGKPVAENFRLEEDAIAEPGEGQVLVRTVYLSLDPYMRGRMSDEPSYSPPVQIGEVMVGGTVGVVEKSSHPDFHPGDWVVGYSGWQDYAICDPKQLTPLGKSPEHPSWFLGVLGMPGFTAYMGLLDIGAPKAGETLVVAAATGPVGASVGQIGKIKGCRVVGVAGGEEKCRYAVEHLGFDECIDHRAPDFAEKLAAACPQGIDVYYENVGGKVFDAVMPLLNTGARVPLCGLVSGYNATDLPPGPDRLPLLMGTLLKKRIRMQGFIINQDYGHRIEEFQREMGQWVSEGRIHYREHIVDGLENAPEAFIGLLEGKNFGKLVIRVGQDDA, encoded by the coding sequence ATGACCCAACCATCGTCCCGTAATCGCCGCTGGGTGCTGGCCTCCCGTCCGCATGGTAAACCGGTGGCGGAGAATTTTCGCCTTGAGGAAGACGCCATCGCCGAGCCGGGAGAAGGCCAGGTACTGGTGCGCACGGTCTATCTGTCGCTCGACCCGTATATGCGCGGGCGCATGAGCGACGAGCCGTCCTATTCGCCGCCGGTGCAAATCGGCGAAGTCATGGTCGGCGGTACCGTTGGCGTGGTGGAAAAATCGAGCCACCCCGATTTCCATCCCGGCGACTGGGTGGTCGGCTATAGCGGCTGGCAGGATTACGCGATCTGCGATCCAAAACAGCTGACGCCGCTCGGCAAATCGCCTGAGCATCCGTCGTGGTTTCTCGGCGTGCTGGGCATGCCAGGATTTACCGCCTATATGGGCCTGCTGGATATCGGCGCGCCGAAAGCGGGCGAAACGCTGGTGGTCGCCGCTGCGACCGGCCCGGTGGGCGCAAGCGTCGGGCAGATCGGCAAAATCAAAGGCTGTCGCGTCGTCGGCGTGGCGGGCGGCGAAGAGAAATGCCGCTACGCGGTGGAGCATCTGGGCTTTGACGAGTGTATCGATCACCGCGCGCCGGATTTCGCTGAGAAACTCGCCGCTGCCTGCCCGCAGGGCATCGATGTTTACTATGAAAACGTCGGCGGTAAAGTTTTCGACGCCGTAATGCCGCTGCTCAATACCGGCGCGCGGGTGCCGCTGTGCGGTCTGGTCTCCGGCTATAACGCCACCGACCTGCCGCCTGGCCCGGATCGCCTGCCGCTGCTGATGGGCACGCTTCTGAAAAAACGCATCCGCATGCAGGGCTTTATCATCAACCAGGATTATGGTCACCGCATCGAAGAGTTCCAGCGCGAAATGGGCCAGTGGGTTTCCGAAGGGCGCATTCACTACCGCGAGCACATTGTGGATGGCCTTGAGAACGCGCCAGAGGCGTTTATCGGCCTGCTGGAAGGGAAAAACTTCGGCAAGCTCGTTATCCGCGTCGGCCAGGACGATGCATAA
- a CDS encoding dipeptide ABC transporter ATP-binding protein has product MPLLTLSHLSLQSRQATLLRDVSLTVERREMVALVGESGCGKTLTSLAVTGLLPRGVWQSGGEICFDDTTPILPDAPYPAGLRGRHIAMIFQEPMSSMNPVLKVGEQIAEVLVRHRGLGWKAASREAVALLGHVGIGEPEKRARQYIHQLSGGMRQRVMIASAISGKPDLLIADEPTTALDVTLQAQILGLLKDLQQEMGMGVLLVTHDLSVVARYADRACVMNGGEIVEQGPVEPLFTSPQADWTRRLIAASTPQEPPARVVARDETPLLQVTGIVKSFARRARLPFMPAERQQVLHPTTFSVARGEIVGLIGESGSGKTTLGRAAIGLIEADSGAIFFDGIEMAQASRAEQKRVRRRAQMIFQDPYASLDPRMSIGDQLAEPLRVHGLRHGPAVAERVSELMTLVGLKPEWAQRRPAAFSGGQRQRIAIARALALEPELLVADEAVAALDLPVRGQILRLLAELRDKLGLSVLFISHDLQAVRQLCDRVLVLYLGNVVEEGPTRQVLQTPAHAYTRRLIDSAPDIHQALRLRESA; this is encoded by the coding sequence GTGCCGCTGTTAACCCTCTCTCATCTTAGCCTGCAAAGTCGCCAGGCAACCCTGTTGCGTGATGTCAGTCTGACCGTCGAACGCCGCGAAATGGTCGCGCTGGTCGGCGAATCCGGCTGCGGTAAAACGCTCACCTCGCTTGCCGTTACGGGCCTTTTGCCGCGCGGCGTCTGGCAGAGCGGCGGCGAGATCTGCTTTGACGATACCACGCCCATTCTCCCCGATGCGCCATACCCGGCGGGCCTGCGCGGCCGCCACATCGCCATGATTTTCCAGGAGCCGATGAGCAGCATGAACCCGGTGCTGAAAGTGGGCGAGCAGATAGCCGAAGTGCTGGTGCGCCATCGCGGGCTCGGCTGGAAAGCGGCCTCGCGCGAGGCGGTGGCGCTGCTGGGCCATGTCGGCATCGGCGAGCCGGAAAAGCGGGCGCGCCAGTATATTCACCAGCTCTCCGGCGGCATGCGCCAGCGCGTCATGATAGCGAGCGCCATTAGCGGCAAACCGGATCTGCTGATCGCCGATGAACCCACCACGGCACTGGACGTCACGCTCCAGGCCCAAATTCTCGGCCTGCTGAAAGATCTCCAGCAGGAGATGGGGATGGGCGTGCTGCTGGTGACGCACGATCTCAGCGTGGTGGCGCGCTATGCCGATCGCGCCTGCGTGATGAACGGCGGCGAAATTGTCGAACAGGGGCCGGTGGAGCCGCTCTTTACCTCGCCTCAGGCTGACTGGACGCGACGGCTGATTGCGGCTTCAACACCGCAGGAGCCGCCGGCGCGTGTGGTGGCGCGCGATGAAACGCCGCTGTTACAGGTGACGGGCATCGTGAAAAGCTTTGCGCGCCGCGCGCGGCTGCCGTTTATGCCGGCGGAGCGCCAGCAGGTGCTGCACCCGACCACCTTTAGCGTGGCGCGCGGCGAAATCGTCGGGCTTATCGGCGAATCCGGCTCCGGCAAAACCACGCTCGGGCGCGCCGCTATCGGGCTTATCGAGGCAGACAGCGGGGCTATCTTCTTTGACGGCATCGAGATGGCGCAGGCGAGCCGCGCGGAACAGAAACGCGTGCGCCGCCGCGCGCAGATGATTTTTCAGGATCCTTACGCGAGCCTCGATCCGCGCATGAGCATCGGCGATCAGCTCGCCGAGCCGCTGCGGGTGCACGGGCTGCGCCACGGCCCGGCGGTTGCCGAACGGGTGAGCGAACTGATGACGCTGGTGGGGCTGAAGCCGGAATGGGCGCAGCGGCGTCCGGCGGCGTTCTCCGGCGGACAGCGCCAGCGAATCGCCATCGCCCGCGCGCTGGCGCTGGAGCCGGAACTGCTGGTGGCGGATGAAGCGGTGGCGGCGCTCGATTTGCCGGTGAGAGGCCAGATCCTGCGCCTGCTGGCGGAACTTCGCGACAAGCTTGGGCTGTCGGTGCTGTTTATCAGCCACGATCTCCAGGCCGTACGCCAGCTCTGCGATCGCGTTTTAGTGCTCTACCTCGGGAATGTGGTGGAAGAGGGACCGACGCGCCAGGTGCTGCAAACGCCTGCCCATGCGTATACCCGGCGGCTTATCGACAGCGCGCCGGATATTCATCAGGCGCTGCGCCTGCGCGAAAGCGCTTAA
- a CDS encoding ornithine cyclodeaminase family protein: MRFLTGQQVAALGGLDPHAALSDVTDATLLMASGDAVMPAETHVPLDTAPGKVYALPARVGGRFNATGVKWTAHRPQPQDALPMALTVTLINRADSGVPVGLLESGGLTAVRTAAVSALALRHAAPREVKRVLLLGAGVQARAHVEMLRAHFPALSCLGLWNRTPARLEEMPTATPPFPCDIYRDLREAQKQPWDAVITCTGAQQPFLGPEWFRPGRLIMQIGYHEVSFAAIQRATQVVVDAWGEFRHTSAKSLFQMYRAGEFADDGWAADLAALLTGAWRPMPDDCVYFSSFGLNVFDIALAARVLQRAEQENAGAALPLFGLS, from the coding sequence ATGCGATTTCTCACCGGCCAGCAGGTGGCGGCGCTCGGCGGGCTTGACCCGCACGCCGCACTCAGTGATGTCACCGACGCTACGCTGCTGATGGCCAGCGGCGACGCCGTCATGCCCGCCGAAACGCACGTTCCGCTCGATACCGCGCCGGGTAAGGTTTACGCCCTGCCCGCGCGCGTCGGCGGGCGGTTTAACGCCACCGGCGTGAAATGGACGGCGCACCGCCCGCAGCCGCAGGACGCGCTTCCGATGGCGCTCACGGTGACCCTCATTAACCGCGCCGACAGCGGCGTGCCGGTGGGGCTGCTGGAGAGCGGCGGACTGACGGCGGTGCGCACTGCCGCGGTCTCGGCGCTCGCCCTGCGCCACGCCGCGCCGCGCGAGGTAAAACGCGTGCTGCTGCTGGGCGCGGGCGTACAGGCGCGCGCGCATGTGGAGATGCTACGCGCGCACTTTCCGGCGCTCTCATGTTTGGGGTTATGGAACCGCACGCCCGCGCGGCTGGAGGAGATGCCCACTGCGACGCCGCCGTTTCCGTGTGACATCTACCGCGATCTGCGTGAGGCGCAGAAACAGCCGTGGGATGCCGTTATCACCTGCACCGGCGCGCAGCAGCCCTTTCTCGGCCCGGAATGGTTCCGTCCGGGGCGGCTTATCATGCAGATTGGCTATCACGAAGTGAGTTTCGCGGCGATACAACGCGCCACGCAGGTGGTGGTGGACGCCTGGGGGGAGTTTCGCCACACCAGCGCCAAAAGCCTCTTCCAGATGTACCGCGCGGGCGAATTTGCCGATGACGGCTGGGCGGCGGATCTCGCCGCGCTCTTAACCGGCGCGTGGCGCCCGATGCCGGACGACTGCGTTTACTTTTCGTCGTTCGGGCTGAACGTGTTTGATATCGCGCTCGCCGCCCGCGTTTTGCAGCGCGCGGAGCAGGAGAACGCCGGCGCCGCGCTACCGCTCTTTGGCCTTTCTTAA
- a CDS encoding M20 family metallopeptidase codes for MTVQPHASLDATLELLSSLTAWQSVADEPDEQRSLAAWLEAWLIDELDARVILPVAQQPADSPPLVHVRVDIGAPDTLVLYNMYDVMPADAEGWQVDPFTGGIRRWAEKGDVFISRGAENNKGPLAGMLTVVRDLWESGRLATNLEILLEGEEECGSGTLRRYLARTPCPVSPALAVLFPSLCEYGGGAPRLYLGFTGMTAGRLRVAGGDWGGPQAAIHASNAAWIANPAWRLVQALAAIAPAGRNGVLETLPLDDAALSILDELAPQFSIADELTMRKSQRLTISGDTREALAFLLGSAVLNLSEIRTTPLPGRGIIPPLACAEFALRTPPGSSPEILLDAMRASLSHQEITGVELVVDDSYPGRRFSADDAGVMELINSYHQQQARPQIWPWAPGCAPAYAFAPVAPAFLIGGLGYGGNAHGVNEFVTLRGLSRYTRSLRDWLLSF; via the coding sequence ATGACCGTTCAGCCGCATGCCAGCCTGGATGCGACCCTGGAGCTGCTCTCTTCTCTTACCGCCTGGCAAAGCGTGGCGGATGAGCCGGATGAGCAGCGCTCTCTCGCCGCCTGGCTCGAAGCCTGGCTAATCGACGAACTGGACGCCAGGGTGATCCTGCCGGTGGCGCAGCAGCCCGCCGACAGCCCGCCGCTGGTGCATGTCCGCGTGGACATCGGCGCGCCCGACACGCTGGTGCTCTACAACATGTATGACGTCATGCCCGCCGATGCCGAGGGCTGGCAGGTCGACCCGTTCACCGGCGGCATTCGCCGCTGGGCCGAGAAGGGCGACGTGTTTATTTCGCGCGGCGCGGAAAACAACAAAGGCCCGCTCGCCGGCATGCTCACCGTGGTGCGCGATCTGTGGGAGAGCGGCAGGCTGGCCACCAATCTGGAGATCCTGCTCGAGGGCGAAGAAGAGTGCGGCAGCGGCACGCTCCGACGCTATCTCGCCCGCACGCCGTGCCCGGTCTCGCCCGCGCTCGCCGTGCTGTTCCCGTCGCTGTGCGAATATGGCGGCGGCGCGCCGCGGCTCTATCTCGGCTTTACCGGCATGACCGCAGGGCGTCTGCGTGTCGCGGGCGGCGACTGGGGCGGCCCGCAGGCCGCCATTCATGCGAGCAACGCGGCGTGGATAGCCAACCCCGCGTGGCGGCTGGTGCAGGCGCTCGCCGCCATCGCGCCCGCCGGGCGCAACGGCGTGCTGGAAACGCTGCCGTTGGATGACGCCGCGCTGAGTATCCTGGACGAGCTGGCCCCGCAGTTCAGCATTGCCGATGAACTGACGATGCGCAAAAGCCAGCGGCTGACGATTTCAGGCGACACCCGCGAGGCGCTGGCGTTTTTACTTGGCAGCGCGGTGCTGAACTTAAGCGAAATCCGCACCACGCCGCTGCCGGGCCGCGGCATTATTCCCCCGCTCGCCTGCGCCGAATTCGCGCTGCGCACGCCGCCGGGCAGCTCACCCGAGATCTTGCTGGACGCTATGCGCGCGTCGCTCTCTCATCAGGAGATAACAGGCGTGGAGTTGGTCGTGGATGACAGCTACCCCGGCAGGCGCTTTTCGGCTGACGACGCAGGCGTAATGGAACTTATCAATAGCTATCACCAGCAGCAGGCGCGCCCGCAGATCTGGCCCTGGGCGCCTGGCTGCGCGCCAGCTTACGCCTTTGCGCCCGTCGCGCCCGCGTTTCTTATCGGCGGGCTCGGCTATGGCGGCAACGCGCACGGCGTGAACGAGTTTGTCACCCTGCGCGGGCTGTCGCGCTATACCCGGTCGCTGCGCGACTGGCTGCTCTCATTCTGA
- a CDS encoding ABC transporter permease → MARYLISRFFQALLVMFGVSLLIFFSLHLTGDPAAVMMPPGATAQEIADFRHAMGFDRPLLTQYADYAGHLLRGDLGDSLRFGQPVSTLIAERLPATALLALTALAWSTLAGLALGLVSALWRDTIWDLLARLVAFSGQAVPVFWLGLLMILFFSLQLRLLPSGGYGEPLQLIMPAVCLGAYYMSAMARLVRASLIDVLDQDYIRTARAKGLSAWRVLVRHGLRNALIPVVTVQGISLAALLGGALVTEIIFAWPGIGRLAVQAIQNRDFPLVQGVVLLAALTFVVVNLLIDLLYLVLNPRIRL, encoded by the coding sequence ATGGCGCGCTATCTGATTTCCCGCTTTTTCCAGGCGCTGCTGGTCATGTTCGGCGTCTCGCTGCTGATATTCTTCAGCCTGCACCTGACGGGCGATCCGGCGGCGGTCATGATGCCGCCCGGCGCCACCGCGCAGGAGATTGCCGATTTCCGCCACGCGATGGGCTTTGACAGGCCGCTGCTGACGCAATACGCCGACTACGCGGGCCACCTGCTGCGCGGCGATCTGGGCGACTCCCTGCGCTTTGGCCAGCCGGTCTCAACGCTGATTGCCGAGCGTCTGCCCGCCACCGCGCTGCTGGCGCTGACGGCGCTCGCCTGGAGCACCCTCGCGGGTCTGGCGCTCGGGCTGGTGAGCGCGCTGTGGCGCGACACTATCTGGGACTTGCTGGCGCGTCTGGTGGCCTTCAGCGGTCAGGCGGTGCCGGTGTTCTGGCTGGGACTGCTGATGATATTGTTCTTCAGCCTGCAACTGCGCCTGCTGCCCTCCGGCGGCTACGGCGAGCCGTTACAGCTCATTATGCCCGCGGTCTGCCTGGGCGCTTACTACATGAGCGCGATGGCGCGTCTGGTGCGCGCGAGCCTGATTGACGTACTGGATCAGGATTACATCCGCACCGCGCGCGCCAAAGGCCTCAGCGCCTGGCGGGTGCTGGTGCGTCACGGGCTTCGCAACGCGCTGATCCCTGTAGTGACCGTACAGGGGATTTCGCTGGCCGCGCTGCTTGGCGGCGCGCTGGTCACCGAGATTATCTTCGCCTGGCCGGGCATCGGCCGCCTGGCGGTGCAGGCTATTCAGAACCGCGATTTTCCGCTGGTGCAGGGCGTGGTGCTGCTCGCCGCGCTGACGTTCGTGGTGGTGAACCTGCTGATTGATTTGCTTTACCTGGTACTGAACCCAAGGATACGTTTATGA
- a CDS encoding ABC transporter permease, with amino-acid sequence MIFPGRYASRSRRRPLPGDGLLGGALLAVLILAALLSPWLPLPDPLQSDLAAVFQAPGPQHWLGADQLGRDVLARILAGARLSLFVVIIAALIAATMGTLMGMVAGYFGGWVDALIMRLIDIQLAVPFILLILLVMALFGTSLTNIIVIMGVTSWAIYARVARARTLEIRELEYIDAAKTMGFSHLRIMLRHILPALATPLLVLLTLDIPRLIVLEASVGFLGMGIQPPTPTLGNLIGEGRAYMLLAPWLVVWPGCAIAMLVVGCNLLGDYWLRTTQARVE; translated from the coding sequence ATGATCTTCCCTGGCCGTTACGCATCCCGTTCACGCCGCCGTCCCCTGCCGGGGGACGGCCTTCTCGGCGGCGCGCTGTTGGCTGTACTCATCCTGGCCGCGCTTCTCTCTCCCTGGCTTCCGTTACCCGATCCGCTGCAAAGCGATCTCGCCGCGGTCTTTCAGGCTCCCGGCCCGCAGCACTGGCTGGGCGCCGATCAGCTGGGCCGCGACGTGCTCGCGCGTATTCTCGCGGGCGCCCGCCTTTCGCTGTTCGTGGTGATTATCGCCGCGCTCATCGCCGCCACGATGGGCACGCTGATGGGCATGGTGGCCGGTTACTTCGGCGGCTGGGTCGACGCGCTCATCATGCGGCTTATCGACATTCAGCTGGCGGTGCCGTTTATTCTGCTGATCCTGCTGGTGATGGCGCTGTTCGGCACCTCGCTTACCAACATTATTGTGATTATGGGCGTGACCAGCTGGGCGATATACGCCCGCGTGGCGCGTGCCCGGACGCTGGAAATTCGCGAACTGGAGTATATCGACGCCGCGAAAACCATGGGCTTTTCGCACCTGCGCATCATGCTGCGCCATATTTTACCGGCGCTCGCGACACCGCTGCTGGTGCTGCTGACGCTCGATATCCCGCGCCTCATTGTGCTGGAAGCCTCCGTCGGCTTTCTCGGCATGGGCATCCAGCCGCCGACGCCGACGCTTGGCAATCTTATCGGCGAAGGCCGCGCCTATATGCTGCTCGCGCCGTGGCTGGTGGTCTGGCCCGGCTGCGCCATCGCGATGCTGGTGGTGGGCTGTAACCTGCTCGGCGACTACTGGCTGCGCACCACGCAGGCGAGGGTCGAATAA